One Gadus chalcogrammus isolate NIFS_2021 chromosome 4, NIFS_Gcha_1.0, whole genome shotgun sequence DNA segment encodes these proteins:
- the LOC130381733 gene encoding sodium-coupled neutral amino acid symporter 2-like isoform X2, whose translation MKQLATKTEMSRFNISQGEDSSGSSNEFSYPDGQKVPIDGSYTANDDAENQNFLPDNNLGKKKYETEYHQGNASFGMSVFNLGNAIMGSGILGLSYAMANTGIALFVILLVAVAIFSLYSVHLLLKTANEGGSLVYEQLGYKAFGMPGKLAASCSITMQNIGAMSSYLYIVKYELPLVIQSFVGNNGEWYLNGDYLVIIVSTLIILPLSLLRNLGYLGYTSGFSLLCMVFFLIVVMYKKTQLTCPLHGFDVENVTVTAMLNSTLALINESAVDYSEDVCTPKYFVFNSQTVYAVPILTFAFVCHPAILPMYEELKDRSRKKMQGVANVSFLAMFIMYLLAALFGYLTFNVNVEPELLHTYSKVYKNDLLLLIVRLAVLTAVTLTVPVVLFPIRTSVNQLLCASKEFSWIRHIIITVVLLASTNLLVIFVPTIKDIFGFIGASAAAMLIFILPSAFYIKLVKKESMKSVQKIGATIFLICGIMVMFSTLTLIILDWISTSNTNGKH comes from the exons ATGAAACAACTCGCCACCAAGACGGAGATGAGCCGCTTCAACATCTCCCAGGGAGAGGACAGCAGCGGCAGCTCCAACGAGTTCAGCTACCCGGACGGCCAGAAGGTCCCCATTGACGG CAGCTACACGGCCAATGATGACGCAGAGAACCAGAACTTTCTCCCCGACAACAACCTGGGCAAGAAGAAATATGAGACGGAATAC CACCAAGGAAATGCGTCGTTTGGGATGTCGGTGTTTAACTTGGGCAACGCCATCATGGGCAGCGGCATCCTGGGTCTGTCGTACGCCATGGCCAACACCGGTATCGCCCTCTTCGT GATCCTGCTGGTAGCGGTGGCCATCTTCTCCCTGTACTCTGTTCACCTGCTGCTGAAGACCGCCAACGAAGGAG GCTCCCTGGTGTACGAACAGCTGGGCTACAAGGCCTTCGGCATGCCCGGTAAACTGGCAGCCTCCTGCTCCATCACCATGCAGAACATCGGAG CCATGTCCAGCTACCTCTATATCGTGAAATACGAGCTTCCCCTCGTCATCCAATCCTTCGTGGGGAACAATGG AGAATGGTACCTGAACGGAGACTACCTGGTGATCATCGTGTCTACGCTCATCATCCTTCCCCTCTCACTGCTCAGGAACCTgg gttACCTTGGTTACACGAGTGGTTTCTCCCTGCTCTGCATGGTCTTCTTCCTAATTGTG GTGATGTACAAGAAGACTCAACTGACTTGTCCTCTGCACGGCTTCGACGTCGAGAACGTCACGGTAACGGCCATGCTCAACAGCACACTGGCGCTCATCAACGAGTCGGCGGTGGACTACAGCGAGGACGTCTGCACTCCCAAATACTTTGTCTTCAACTCCCAG ACCGTCTACGctgttcctatcctcacctttGCCTTCGTCTGCCACCCTGCTATCCTCCCCATGTACGAGGAGCTCAAGGA CCGGTCCCGCAAGAAGATGCAGGGCGTGGCCAACGTGTCCTTCCTGGCCATGTTCATCATGTATCTGCTGGCCGCTCTGTTCGGATATCTGACCTTCAACG TGAACGTGGAGCCTGAGCTGCTGCACACCTACTCCAAGGTGTACAAGAACGACCTGCTCCTGCTCATCGTACGCCTGGCCGTGCTGACCGCAGTCACTCTCACCGTGCCCGTGGTGCTGTTCCCC atCCGTACCTCGGTCAACCAGCTGCTGTGTGCGTCCAAGGAGTTCAGCTGGATTCGCCACATCATTATCACCGTGGTCCTGCTGGCCAGCACCAACCTGCTGGTCATCTTCGTGCCCACCATCAAGGACATCTTCGGCTTCATCG GTGCCTCGGCCGCGGCCATGCTGATCTTCATCCTGCCGTCGGCCTTCTACATCAAACTGGTCAAGAAGGAGTCCATGAAGTCTGTGCAGAAGATCGGG gCCACCATCTTCCTCATCTGTGGGATCATGGTCATGTTCAGCACCCTGACCCTCATCATCCTCGACTGGATCTCGACCAGCAACACTAACGGCAAGCACTAG
- the LOC130381733 gene encoding sodium-coupled neutral amino acid symporter 2-like isoform X1 yields the protein MKQLATKTEMSRFNISQGEDSSGSSNEFSYPDGQKVPIDGSSYTANDDAENQNFLPDNNLGKKKYETEYHQGNASFGMSVFNLGNAIMGSGILGLSYAMANTGIALFVILLVAVAIFSLYSVHLLLKTANEGGSLVYEQLGYKAFGMPGKLAASCSITMQNIGAMSSYLYIVKYELPLVIQSFVGNNGEWYLNGDYLVIIVSTLIILPLSLLRNLGYLGYTSGFSLLCMVFFLIVVMYKKTQLTCPLHGFDVENVTVTAMLNSTLALINESAVDYSEDVCTPKYFVFNSQTVYAVPILTFAFVCHPAILPMYEELKDRSRKKMQGVANVSFLAMFIMYLLAALFGYLTFNVNVEPELLHTYSKVYKNDLLLLIVRLAVLTAVTLTVPVVLFPIRTSVNQLLCASKEFSWIRHIIITVVLLASTNLLVIFVPTIKDIFGFIGASAAAMLIFILPSAFYIKLVKKESMKSVQKIGATIFLICGIMVMFSTLTLIILDWISTSNTNGKH from the exons ATGAAACAACTCGCCACCAAGACGGAGATGAGCCGCTTCAACATCTCCCAGGGAGAGGACAGCAGCGGCAGCTCCAACGAGTTCAGCTACCCGGACGGCCAGAAGGTCCCCATTGACGG CAGCAGCTACACGGCCAATGATGACGCAGAGAACCAGAACTTTCTCCCCGACAACAACCTGGGCAAGAAGAAATATGAGACGGAATAC CACCAAGGAAATGCGTCGTTTGGGATGTCGGTGTTTAACTTGGGCAACGCCATCATGGGCAGCGGCATCCTGGGTCTGTCGTACGCCATGGCCAACACCGGTATCGCCCTCTTCGT GATCCTGCTGGTAGCGGTGGCCATCTTCTCCCTGTACTCTGTTCACCTGCTGCTGAAGACCGCCAACGAAGGAG GCTCCCTGGTGTACGAACAGCTGGGCTACAAGGCCTTCGGCATGCCCGGTAAACTGGCAGCCTCCTGCTCCATCACCATGCAGAACATCGGAG CCATGTCCAGCTACCTCTATATCGTGAAATACGAGCTTCCCCTCGTCATCCAATCCTTCGTGGGGAACAATGG AGAATGGTACCTGAACGGAGACTACCTGGTGATCATCGTGTCTACGCTCATCATCCTTCCCCTCTCACTGCTCAGGAACCTgg gttACCTTGGTTACACGAGTGGTTTCTCCCTGCTCTGCATGGTCTTCTTCCTAATTGTG GTGATGTACAAGAAGACTCAACTGACTTGTCCTCTGCACGGCTTCGACGTCGAGAACGTCACGGTAACGGCCATGCTCAACAGCACACTGGCGCTCATCAACGAGTCGGCGGTGGACTACAGCGAGGACGTCTGCACTCCCAAATACTTTGTCTTCAACTCCCAG ACCGTCTACGctgttcctatcctcacctttGCCTTCGTCTGCCACCCTGCTATCCTCCCCATGTACGAGGAGCTCAAGGA CCGGTCCCGCAAGAAGATGCAGGGCGTGGCCAACGTGTCCTTCCTGGCCATGTTCATCATGTATCTGCTGGCCGCTCTGTTCGGATATCTGACCTTCAACG TGAACGTGGAGCCTGAGCTGCTGCACACCTACTCCAAGGTGTACAAGAACGACCTGCTCCTGCTCATCGTACGCCTGGCCGTGCTGACCGCAGTCACTCTCACCGTGCCCGTGGTGCTGTTCCCC atCCGTACCTCGGTCAACCAGCTGCTGTGTGCGTCCAAGGAGTTCAGCTGGATTCGCCACATCATTATCACCGTGGTCCTGCTGGCCAGCACCAACCTGCTGGTCATCTTCGTGCCCACCATCAAGGACATCTTCGGCTTCATCG GTGCCTCGGCCGCGGCCATGCTGATCTTCATCCTGCCGTCGGCCTTCTACATCAAACTGGTCAAGAAGGAGTCCATGAAGTCTGTGCAGAAGATCGGG gCCACCATCTTCCTCATCTGTGGGATCATGGTCATGTTCAGCACCCTGACCCTCATCATCCTCGACTGGATCTCGACCAGCAACACTAACGGCAAGCACTAG
- the scaf11 gene encoding protein SCAF11, whose amino-acid sequence MPGSGDGSQRCPDASEDEEEVEEVEEQQVERCPICLGVLPGSGLAMPDSCTHLFCLECLLTWAESQTVPSCPVDRQPFHNVYMWDHPQGCVQVPVRKRASQPDSERCLCRSPEPSPCLKSKQGRRVRRHSDESDAKSKGLVRKCSDEDPASMNRKKVRGTRCPVWAPAPLAPIQGSLSQDLTDPLWVTEELARGPEGGQCKRQLQDCPWLGSEAPIPASGPTSAAVSRQRFPASNWNQCPFQSPPVTLDFSFAPSFGPGRTPAPSPGHFVFQGRVCAVTCPKGGDKRGGRASGSKAPPKQAAPSRRSGRNSRSQEEAPLSDPGSSPPSPPRPADSDSSSSGAPPPPGRTAQGPGKRKGRKAPNRKTGKKGKGPGKGKASAPVLSSPSASEEEEEEEEKEDGGGDHHQEEEEEEEKQGGAAEGSSPPRPAVYSDSDAEGSPETRPLPSPGSPDLPSHPLETPDETEEAPSPPEEKQEEEEPEEMENKDNEEEEEVEGESHSLPASSPPHSPGDVFSKDDQEKEEEEEEEEEEVPVCSPGSEGAYSPQGERNARLPGGSPGGSPGSPPSPGSDSDGQDQTDAAAADVKRDTPTDEDPKAVRDPSPGPETAGPAGGAPGDKTPEDAPSDDDTNVVPMDCSPPGSQPAADDPKKGSASPGDKDPAVSPPCGDAAAERSRERSRERERSQEKKNGRQRRTRFHSPSSTWAGKAEGRQDPSSRRSRSPPPAADGSPPSRRSSRPRSRERERERERDPPRRDRSRERKRRRSRSRSRSRSKSRSRSRSRSRTRAHRRGSSPDRPASRERSPPRGERGRGTAWRGSRGGDSWRGQGGGGGGNSENGSAADASPERPPRSRDPDWVAEQRGGAAPAAPWEGGSGWRGGASERGRGGGGGGGGGGQGGCNRSSSGQQGDSWGGRKNFPGAGNGSGGDAYSRFNENRGGGGGWRKDMGDRGDSMLDRSGWSSESSWAVRKTLPADVQDYYSRRGGRGGGGGAGGGGWNRTDEEPADPFKSDAAPQAGVPGNAPGGNPPLLPLPLPHPPQTGLLHNPYTAGGQRGAPPISLQPAAPYAMAPQVPVHMHSAVPHFQAPGAHGLPPPPPPPPPMHHGGLTAAAAQPDGHGAQMSAGPLAFGNPPQTVTQTKVGGPPPPVQTHPLPTSTTLPGQPSKARGTGDGSQKEKKQQIQERAVNAVKNAIKPYYQKKEITKDEYKEIVRKAVEKVCHSRSGEVNSSKVANLVKAYVDKYKHARKK is encoded by the exons gtaGCCAGCGGTGTCCAGATGCatcagaggacgaggaggaggtggaggaggtggaggagcagcaggtggAGCGATGCCCCATCTGCCTGGGGGTCCTCCCTGGGTCCGGCCTCGCCATGCCCGACAGCTGCACCCACCTCTTCTGCCTGGAGTGTCTGCTCACCTGGGCGGAG TCCCAGACGGTTCCTTCCTGTCCAGTGGACAGACAGCCTTTCCATAACGTTTACATGTGGGACCACCCTCAGGGCTGCGTTCAG GTGCCAGTGAGGAAGCGAGCCAGCCAACCAGATTCCGAGAGATGTTTGTGCCGGAGTCCAGAACCAAGCCCTTGTTTGAA GAGTAAACAAGGCAGGCGCGTGCGGAGGCATAGTGACGAGTCGGACGCTAAATCTAAAGGACTCGTGAGGAAGT GTAGCGATGAGGACCCAGCCTCCATGAACAGAAAaaag gtgaGGGGAACCCGCTGCCCCGTCTGGGCCCCTGCCCCGCTGGCCCCCATCCAGGGCTCGCTCTCACAGGACCT AACAGATCCTCTGTGGGTGACGGAGGAGCTGGCCAGAGGACCCGAGGGAGGCCAGTGTAAACGACAGCTTCAGGACTGTCCCTGGCTGGGCTCGGAGGCCCCCATACCCGCCAGCGGCCCCACCag TGCTGCTGTTTCCAGGCAGAGGTTTCCTGCGTCAAACTGGAACCAGTGTCCGTTCCAGTCGCCCCCGGTCACCTTGGACTTCAGCTTCGCCCCCTCCTTCGGTCCAGGACGCACTCCCGCTCCAAGTCCCGGGCATTTTG tatTCCAGGGGCGTGTCTGCGCGGTCACATGCCCCAAGGGCGGGGACAAACGCGGCGGCCGAGCCTCGGGCTCCAAAGCCCCGCCGAAGCAGGCGGCGCCGTCCCGGCGTTCCGGCCGCAACAGCCGGTCCCAGGAGGAGGCCCCGCTGTCGgaccccggctcctccccgccctcgccgccccgccccgccgACTCGGACTCCTCGTCCtccggggccccgcccccgcccggcAGGACGGCCCAGGGGCCCGGCAAGAGGAAGGGCCGGAAGGCGCCGAACCGGAAGACCGGGAAGAAGGGAAAGGGCCCCGGGAAGGGGAAGGCGTCGGCCCCGGTGCTGAGCTCGCCGTCggccagcgaggaggaggaggaggaagaggagaaggaggacggagggggagaccaccaccaggaggaggaggaggaggaggagaagcagggagGTGCTGCCGAGGGGAGTTCCCCACCGAGGCCGGCGGTCTACTCTGACTCGGACGCAGAGGGGAGCCCCGAGACGAGGCCGCTCCCCAGCCCCGGGAGCCCGgacctcccctcccaccccttgGAGACCCCCGACGAGACAGAGGAGGCCCCTAGCCCCccggaggagaagcaggaggaggaggagccagaggagatggagaacaaggataatgaggaggaggaggaggtcgaggGGGAGAGCCACTCGTTGCCGGCGAGCTCTCCCCCACACAGCCCTGGAGATGTTTTCTCCAAAGACgaccaggagaaggaggaggaggaggaggaggaagaggaggaggtgccgGTGTGCAGCCCGGGGTCGGAAGGAGCGTACTCCCCCCAGGGGGAGAGGAACGCCCGGCTCCCCGGCGGCTCCCCCGGCGGCTCCCCGGGGAGCCCCCCCTCGCCCGGGTCGGACTCCGACGGCCAGGACCAGACGGACGCCGCGGCCGCGGACGTCAAGCGCGACACCCCGACGGACGAGGACCCGAAGGCGGTCCGCGATCCGTCCCCCGGCCCCGAGACCGCCGGCCCCGCGGGGGGAGCGCCCGGGGATAAGACCCCGGAGGACGCGCCCTCCGACGACGACACCAACGTGGTCCCCATGGACTGCAGCCCGCCCGGCAGCCAGCCCGCCGCCGACGACCCCAAGAAGGGGTCCGCCTCCCCGGGCGACAAAGACCCGGCGGTGTCGCCCCCCTGCGGCGACGCGGCCGCCGAGCGGTCCAGGGAGAGGAGCCGGGAGCGGGAGAGGAGCCAGGAGAAGAAGAACGGGCGCCAGCGGCGGACGCGCTTCCActcgccctcctccacctgggccgGCAAGGCGGAGGGCCGGCAGGACCCGTCCTCCCGGCGTtcccgcagccccccccccgccgccgacgGCAGCCCGCCCTCCCGCCGCTCCTCCCGCCCCCGCAGCCGGGAGCGCGAGCGCGAGCGGGAGCGGGACCCGCCCCGGAGGGACCGCAGCCGCGAGCGCAAGAGGAGGCGGTCCAGGTCGCGCTCCCGCTCCAGATCCAagtcccgctcccgctccagGTCCCGGTCGCGGACCCGGGCCCACCGACGGGGGTCCAGCCCCGACCGGCCCGCCTCCCGAGAGCGCTCCCCGCCAAGGGgtgagcgggggagggggacggcgtGGAGGGGCAGCCGGGGGGGGGACTCCTGGAGGGgccagggcggcggcggcggggggaactcTGAGAACGGCTCGGCGGCCGACGCCTCCCCGGAGCGCCCGCCCCGCTCCCGGGACCCCGACTGGGTGGCGGAGCAGCGTGGGGGCGCGGCGCCGGCGGCCCCCTGGGAGGGGGGCTCCGGGTGGCGCGGGGGGGCGTCCGAGCggggccgcggcggcggcggcggcggcggcggcggtggtcaGGGTGGCTGCAACCGCTCGTCctccggccagcagggggacAGCTGGGGGGGCAGGAAGAACTTCCCCGGGGCCGGGAACGGGTCCGGGGGTGACGCCTACAGCCGCTTCAACGAGAACcgcggggggggcggcgggtggCGCAAGGACATGGGGGACCGGGGGGACTCCATGCTGGACCGCTCGGGCTGGTCGTCAGAGTCCAGCTGGGCGGTGAGGAAGACGCTCCCGGCCGACGTCCAGGACTACTACTCCaggagggggggccgggggggcggcggcggcgccggaggggggggctggaacCGCACGGATGAGGAGCCAGCAG accCCTTCAAGAGCGACGCGGCCCCCCAGGCCGGCGTGCCCGGCAACGCCCCCGGCGGCAACCCCCCCCTGCTGCCGCTGcccctgccccaccccccccagacgGGGCTGCTCCACAACCCCTACACGgcgggggggcagcggggggccCCGCCCATCAGCCTGCAGCCGGCCGCGCCCTACGCCATGGCCCCCCAGGTGCCCGTGCACATGCACTCCGCCGTGCCTCACTTCCAGGCGCCCGGCGCGCacggcctcccccctcccccgccgccgccgccccccatgCACCACGGCGGGCTGACGGCGGCCGCCGCCCAGCCGGACGGACACGGGGCCCAG ATGAGCGCTGGTCCGTTGGCCTTCGGGAACCCCCCTCAGACGGTCACCCAGACTAAAGTGGgtggccccccgccccctgtccaGACCCACCCTCTCCCCACGTCCACCACGCTGCCCGGCCAGCCCTCCAAGGCCCGGGGGACCGGGGACGGCTCCCAAAAGGAGAAG AAACAGCAGATCCAGGAGAGGGCGGTGAACGCAGTGAAGAACGCCATCAAGCCGTACTACCAGAAGAAGGAGATCACCAAGGACGAGTACAAGGAGATAGTCAGGAAAGCCGTGGAGAAG gtgtGTCACAGCAGGAGCGGCGAGGTCAACTCCAGCAAGGTGGCCAACCTGGTGAAGGCCTACGTGGATAAGTACAAACACGCCCGCAAGAAGTGA